taattcaaatttcctataactcagttctatagcacgatttagatttcaaagaagggtaaccaactcctaaatgccctgtagttccctgcttatataatgtggtgcacaacacatctataaacaagaccctactagacacggcttgtagactccctaggacagaactgctctgataccaagtttgtcacgccccgaacctaggagcgaaaccagcacccggtgcctcacctaatctggcgtgccaaattgcgactaagggactttgaacatataatgtcatactttggccatggggccaccttgcaagacaatttgcgaagcaaaatataaaactgaatggaaactagcgctaactaaacatcaatataaagctaggccgacaatgccgtcatagctactacagctgacaaaccaccaaattatacataccaggcctacaaatccaacatactgcactaaccaacaggatatgtctacaagcctctactgatagatgtactatgatcggaacagggccccgacctacccataacatatatacagatatacataagatgtacacaaaactctagacctggcaactccgaaagacgtggagcttaccgatcaggctgaactcgggaaacacctactgaggaggtctacccatctgtctatttgaacctgcacgcatgaaatgcagcgccccagaaaagggacgtcagtacaaaataatgtaccgagtatgtaaggcaataaaataactgaaagctgaaactgaactgataatatgataactgaaattaactaggagtcaaagatggtctggagatatacttacctgctgatactgactcaactctctcaatatattaagtaaaataaatgtccggccctatagggcatagaacgtgtaactgctccgccgtagtatgctcgctcataggcacttggccatactaggctctgtatcttggccattctgggctcgctcataggcgctcggccacaataggcttggtatataacttaccatctgatcagaggttgcccaacaggggcctgcccaccgattatagctcgatggtggtgaaaatagtgtaatatatatatatatatatatatatatatatatatatatatatatatatatagaccctctgctctcttgactgaataaagacaaaactaaactgaatatgaagtctcgataaggaataatattgtaacttatgagactagaataatgtgaataaattcatgaatacgaacttctctttatgtctcattattaacacatgtagctatgagatcatgccaaaatgaaggaagggcttagccttaacataccttatcacaatctttctaatcaccaagttgaactcacctcttcgcaccttaatctacaagaatgataataatactatcgttaagttacgaaaggtacaactatcgcacaacgaacgacaaacttattttgtattaaaatgggcagcatctcccctataatccttacttcctccaaattcaagaaaacaccaaaaatacaagaacagaacaataacaacatatatacatcattttccaaccctatatacgccatcaaatactataaaacagcccaacacacgccaatctcttcatacacaaaacgaccaccgtagtagtgtcaaacgacccagaaatgttatgacgaatgaccagccaaccacactacatttatatggtgtttctacacccccttcctcctccaaaactccacaaaacagtagtaaaacacgcaacccaacagcaacacaaaacagtccacaaaacagttcgctacaagtgaataactcgaactcacagcttccgatcaccgtcccgtgagttcttacaagtatagaacgacttaccatgaatttatagaagaaaaactggatgaaagagagaagtaaactcaccttatttgttggataactcaactcctatcttggttcttcaaactctaggttttacctccaattagaacttgaaagggagagaaaatcaattagggtttgtgggaaatttttgggaggattctttgcagagcttatgtctggttattatgctctattttaattctaatatatgaagaaaataggcctttaaaagtcCTCTTTGGAccacccgaaatggcccatttttgggctttcatttaagcaagtaggtgacacacctacttgtcacctagcagcttgcgcagtatcgcaaaaatgcccatatctctctactccgataccgtattgacaaacggtttaatgcattggaaaatagactcatagatatttaatttaatgggtggaacaccccataactctaagtatattgggagaaaattgcagttacatttgaacgaaagtttcagtaaaacttatgagtgtaacttgtgatgactttcatcgacttttgttccacaactcgcttgacattaaaacataacacacggatgtcatacgactaatataaattataaaataatctccttatcatgtttatcaccctagtctcaccccaaaggtacatgttataacattcccaacttgtcgactttcgacgaaacattgttttattcaattgctttagcttctaagctgtccaaccctctttgtacttgttgttcatgatcttcaatatttgtaaccttagaggtaacatgattaacttactttatatacttttaaatattatctcattttttggtcctacattagtttgcttacgacgcatttttacctacgaaaatatagggtgtaacaatgtGCCTATGCCTGTTGGGGATTCTATTACAATATATCATGTCTATTGCTTGTGTATTGTCTCTATcaggggttatgagactagggtagaCCTTCTATTACTCAGTATTGTAGACTTTGAcatgatcttgggcatggattggttgtcaccatatcatgctattttggattatCGCGCTAAGACTGTGATGTTAGCGATGCCAGGATTTCCAAGGTTGGAGTGGAGAGATTTATTgagtcatgttcctagtagggtggtgtcaTGTCTGAAAGCATAACAGATGGTAGAGAAGTGGTGCTTGGCAtacttagcctttgtgagggatgttagtgctgatactgctaccgttgagtcagttccggtagtgagtgACTTTCCAAATGTGTTCCCAGTAGACCTATCGGGCATGACGCCCAATCGGGATACTGAATTTCGGATTgacttggtgctgggcactcagcccatatctactTCACCATATCATATGTCAcctgtggagttgaaggaattaaaggaacaacatCAGGAGTTGCTTGATGAGGGTTTCATCAAACTGAGTGTCTCGCATTGGTGTACCAGTTCTATGTGTAAAGAAGAATGGcggctctatgaggatgtgtattgactataggAAACTAAATAAGGTCACTATAAaaaaacaagtacccactaccgcatattgatgatttgattTATCAACTTCAGGTGCtaaggtattctcgaagattgacctGGGATCGGgatatcatcagttaaagattcgggctTCAGACATTTTGAAGAGGGTTTTTAGGACCAGCTATAGTTACTATgcatttttggtgatgtcttttgggctgaccaatgcgccaacaacctttatgcacttgatgaacagcgtGTTCTGGCCATATCTTAATTCCTTCGtcatcgtgttcattgatgatgTATTGGTATAATCTCGCAGTCGGGAAGACCATGAGCTTCACTTGAGGAtcatgctccagaccttgagggagaagatgctatatgctaaattctccaagtgtgaattttagcttgattcagtggcattcttgggccacgtggtgtccagtgagggaattaaggtggatccaaagaagattgaggcagttcggaactgtcctagacctacttcagctatagagatccggagtttctttgATTTGGCGAGTTATTATCACCATTTCATGGAGGGTTTTTCATTCATACGagctcctttgactagattgacctagatgGTCCGACAAGTATGatgcgagcttttagaagctcaagactacattgactacaaccctagtgttgatgttgcctataggttcgggatcttacaccgtgtattgtgatgcatcacgtattaGGCTtgacgcagtgttgatgcaggacgcttgggtgattgcctacacatctCGTTAGTtcaaggttcatgagaagaattaccatgtccatgaattagagttggcagccattgttcacacgctgaagatttagaggcactataCGGCATTCCATCTGAGGTCTATACTGACCATCAAAGTCTCTAGCCCCTATTTAagtagaaggaccttaatttgtggtagcggagatggttagagttgctgaaagactatgatatcaccatattgtatgcattgagtaggaaggctgagagcatgggtagtGAGGTTGGATGTTCAGTCTTTGGCCAAtcggtttgtgaggttggatgttcgGAGCTTAGccgagttcttgcttgtgttgttggagcatatcaaggctttccagtttgatgatcctcacttgttacTGTCGAAGGATATGGTGCAACAGGGTGGTGCTTATatctctcggtgtttgaactttcaacaggtgaagtacgagcatcagaaagTGGGTAGGTTGACTCAGAGATTAGAGATACCGCAGCGGAAGTGGGAGTgcatcactatgaattttgtggtTGGCATACCATGGACATTGAGGAAATATGACGCAGTCTAGGTTATTGTGGATTGGTTGACTAAGTCCACACAGTTCATTCTggtgatgacttcctattcttcgcagcggttggctcagatttacattcaggagattatcCGTCTGCATGGCATGGCTATTTCCATCATGTTTtatcgaggcacgcagttcacatcgtatTTTGTGAGAgacatgttgtcacgacccatcCTAGGCTGCGACGGATAACCGACACTAAGTACCGATCATCACTAAACCTGCTGATAATCAACTAATCATGAAAATAaactgataaattgaaaaatcataAGCATAGCTGATAAGAATAATACAATCTGGAAAGAATACAAGGCTAACACAATGACATATAAAAACATACCAACTGCACAAGTGCATATCTACAAGCTTCTAGGAGTGCTAAACTGAACAAGTACTGGACGGGACATGGCCCCGCCATACACAAACTACCTAACTGGACACATACCAAAAGATAAGTAACTCCAGGAATAAGTGGAATGACTCCAACAGCTGGTGGATGGACTACTAACGTGGTTCAAGTTCTGATCTATCTATAACTGCGCGGTATGAAACGTAGCACCCTCGAAGGGATATGAGTAGGATATGTACAAAATAGGTAGGGTGGAAAGCATATGTAAATCATACTGAAGTATGATTATAAGATGGAAATCCAAATGTAAGCTGAAAGCAAAACAAGAGTCTAAACTAGTAACTGATCTGTAACTGAACCAAAGTTTAAGTTGAAACTGTGTTGAAACTGAACTACTATCTGAATTGGTACCTGTCTGGcgttatgggctatatccccccaATCAGGCAACTATACATCTGAACTAGCCTCATGTATAATCATGCAATGCAAACTGTagctatatacgcgtatataaaaTGCCTGACTAGTCTTCTGGGCTATATCACCCCAAGAGGTAAATATATAATCAATAGGCACGTCTTATGTTATGGGCTATCTCCCCGAATCTTATAATCAATAGGCCTCGATGGTGTTCTGGGCTATATGCCCCCCAACATAATCAATGTAAGCATGTATGAGGCATACAACATGTGGCAGCAACATATGGACTCAAGAGATCATGAAGGAAACCATAAATGGAATCACAAACGTAATCTGATGCTCGTCATCCATAAGTTAGACGGAGGAGCCTATATCCATTTTAGGGAGAAACTATGTACATGAGATACTAAGGCAAATTAACTCATTAGGATCCCTCTAGAATCAATTTAGAACCAAGGAACTCAAAATTTGTCCAACTCTTCGAACTTTCAAAAacattcggcagagtttcccctaaaACTGTATGATCCCCAAAAAAATAGCAAGCACCACATTATTCACGGGAATGGATACCCAGCCAAGATGATAACATCAAACTAAAGGAGATCTAGTTATCCACAATAATGTCAAACGATCGACAAAACAAAATTATGAATATAATGCCGGCTCATAGTGGCTAACTTGTGACATGAAAGTATAAATATGATTTCGGAATAATCTAAGCATCAAAACATGATAATTAAGCTTATATAATATTAAATGTAGCAATTAGGATCATATGGGGGTTAGGTATACATAAAATATCAAAGGAACGGAACAAACGGAAGTCCAGATGGCATAGGCCAAACGAGCGATTTGCCCTTTTAgtttttgttgtgttttgaagttccaaCCTAAACTATTTTCTTCCATACTTCACATATGGAATTGAATACTATACAAGGATACAATACATGCTGAAATTTCCCTTGAACAACTCTTAAAAGATCAAGAAGAAAGGCTATAACATATCTAAACCAAATCATGCCGAAAACGAAACGAAAACCCTACATACCTCTTGTGTTCTTGCTTCCAAACCTTGTTCCCTTTGGTCCAAACCCTTCCTTATGCTTGTATAGCTATGCCGTAAGGATCGCGTTGATCTGTTCGCTTCTTAATTTTGAGTTGCAGATGATGGACTTGCTTCAAAACCCTAAGGAACTTCTTGGAGAGCTATGCAAGCTCGTGTGCGTGAATTTGCTGGAAAATGAGGAAAAAGAAGACTAAGTCCTCTATTAATTGTAAGGTTGAAAAGTCAACCACATGTGTGCTTCGCCGATCCTTCTTCCGATGTTCATATCTCTTTATCCGGATGTTGTATGAATTAACGGTCAAAAgcattggaaactacattccaaaaccttcaatttggtatataatatgtccacAAAAGACGTTATATAACACatgaaattaatttctcaaaaagctTCGTTACACGACAAATCCTTactcggtttttccgcaacttaaatttgATTTTTTCCATCCATTAAATTCTATAtcaaaacatcatatatagtcatattatgactataaagtcatttaaatcatgattagaaAGTCATTTCCTCATTATACGACACCACATAAGTACGGGGTGTAATAATCTCccccttaagaacattcgtcctcgaatgttgactgaggTATACATAAGCATTAAGCAAAGGTCTGTTACATACTTGGAGTAGTGAAGAGATGCAGATATCTAGCTCTCACATCCTTCTAAGCTCCCCAAGTCATCTCTTTCACTTTATTGGTCCTCCATAACACTTTCATTGAAGGAATATCTTTCATCCTCAACGGACGAACCGGTCGTTCTAAAATGGCAATAGGTACCTCCTCATAAGTCATCTGCTCGATGATTTGTACATCATCAACTGGTACAACTCTGGAAGGATCTCTAACACATTGTCGAAGCATGGAGACATGAAATACCGAACGTACCTCCTGAAGGTCTGCTGGAAGGTCCAACTCGTATGCTACACGACTAACTCGTCTAATGACCTGGTATGGACCTATATCCCTAGGGCTAagctttcccttctttccaaacctcataacgcctttcataggtgataccttcaTGAAACCCAATAGCCAACCTGGAACTCTAGATCTCAGTGTCGATTGTCTGCATATGACTTTTGTTGACTCTGGGCTGCTAGCAATCTCTCCCTGGTCAGCTTAACCTTATCCACTGCCTGTTTGATAAAATTTGGGCCTATCAACTGAGACTTACCAACTTCCAACTATTCTAAGGGTGATCTGCACTTGCGCCCGTACAAAGCTTCATAAGGAACCATTTGTATGCTGGAAAAAATTAACTGTTATTGTATGAAAACTCTATCAATGGTAAGTGTCCATCCCAGTTGCCTTCGAAATATAACACACACGCTCTTAACATGTCCCTGAGCGTCTTTATGGTTCGCTCGGCCTGCCCATCTATTTAGGGATGAAAAGTTATACTCAAATTCACCTGCGTCCCCAAACCTTTTTGGAATGATCGCCAGAACTTAGCTGTAAACTTTacgcctctatctgaaatgatagataCTAGAATACCATAGAGGCATACAATCTCCCTGATATACAATCTggcataatcttctgttgtatatgtagtTCTAACAGGCAAGAAATGAGCTTATTTAGATAATCCTGTCAACTATAACCTAAATAGAAATATACCTAGTCCGCGTACAATGCAGGCCTGTGATAAAGTCCATATTTACTACTTCCCACTTCCATGTTGGGATCTCTATCTCCTGTAACAAACTGTTAGGCTTCTGGTGCTCAAACTTTACCTGATGGGAGTTAGGACACTGGGCCACAAACTCTGCAATGTCATGTTTCATTTCGTCCCACCAGTAAATCTgcttaagatcatggtacatcttagTAGAGCCTGGATGAATGGTATACCTGGAATGATGTGCCTCTGTCATAATTTGCCTATGTAACCCTGCAACATCTGGAACACAAAGCCTATCCTTATATCTAAGGACTCCGTCGCTAGTAACTTTGTAAGGTGGACTTTTCTTTTTCCTTGCTACCTGACTGTACTCAATTGGAAttggatcatcatattgcctctGTTTGACTTTAATCACTaaacaagtggtagctatattcTGAGCTACAACTCCTCCATCCTCTAAATCTATCAATCTAACTCCCAAACGGGCTAACTGATGGAGTTCATGAGCTAACTCCCTTTTCTAAGGCTGCAAGTAAGCTAAACTCCCCATGGACTTACGACTGAGAGCATcagctacaacattagctttacctaGATGATAAAGAATGTCAACATCCTAGTCCCTTAAAAGCTCTAACCACCGTCTCTAATGCAAGTTCAACTACTTATGCTTAAATATGTACTAGAGGCTCTTATGatctgtatagatatcaacaAGAACgacatagagatagtgcctccaaatcttcagtacaTGAATAACCGCTGCTAGCTCCAAGTCATGTGTACGATAATTCTGCTCGTGCTTCTTCAACTGTctggaagcataagcaattaccttCCCGTGTTGCATCAGCACACAACCTAGGACAATCTGAGAAGCGTCACAGTAAATAACATAACCCTCAGATCCCTCTGGAAGTGTAAGAATCGGAGTTGTAATCAACCTATTCTTCAACTCCTAGAAACTCcgctcacattcatccgaccactaAAATTTGCCTGCTTTTTATGTTAATCTAGTCAGTGGCGCTGTAAAGGAAGAGAACCCTTCTACGAACCTCttgtaataccctgccaaacccagaaaattACATACCTCAGGTGGCGTCGTAGGCCtgggccaattcttcactgcctctatcttctgaCCATCAACTTTGATACCCTCTGATGATACTATATGTCCACGATATGCTATGGAACtcaaccagaactcgcactttgAGATTTGGCATACAGCTTCTGGTCCCAAAGGATACCCAATATTGTACGTAGATGATCTACATATTCTGACCCATAGTTGGAATATACcacaatatcatcaataaacactatcacaaacaGGTCTAGATAAGGCCTAAACACGttgttcataagatccataataGTTGGATCATTAGTCATGTGACGACCCAGCTGGTCGTCTTAAGAGTTAtaaccctgatcccctatttaactgcttcccccgtatctttttaTGCTATtgtaacttgccgggaggtttcgttttggttttggagtattttgggacacttagtccctaaacggaaatcttaagccttaggattggcaccgtagtcggaactgtgtgatgacgactccgaaatggaattctgTCATTTTTGTTAGCTTCTCTGTGTGATTTTGGGCT
This region of Nicotiana tomentosiformis chromosome 4, ASM39032v3, whole genome shotgun sequence genomic DNA includes:
- the LOC138909803 gene encoding uncharacterized protein; translation: MDLMNNVFRPYLDLFVIVFIDDIVVYSNYGSEYVDHLRTILVSSEGIKVDGQKIEAVKNWPRPTTPPEIVLGCVLMQHGKVIAYASRQLKKHEQNYRTHDLELAAVIHLARLGVRLIDLEDGGVVAQNIATTCLVIKVKQRQYDDPIPIEYSQVARKKKSPPYKVTSDGVLRYKDRLCVPDVAGLHRQIMTEAHHSRYTIHPGSTKMYHDLKQIYWWDEMKHDIAEFVAQCPNSHQVSPMKGVMRFGKKGKLSPRDIGPYQVIRRVSRVAYELDLPADLQEVRSVFHVSMLRQCVRDPSRVVPVDDVQIIEQMTYEEVPIAILERPVRPLRMKDIPSMKVLWRTNKVKEMTWGA